The proteins below come from a single Serratia ficaria genomic window:
- the iclR gene encoding glyoxylate bypass operon transcriptional repressor IclR → MATPAPAKRGKKPRAAAPAASAATGQVQSLTRGLKLLEYIAEAQGNVALTDLAQQAGLPNSTTHRLLTTMQQQGFVRQVGDLGLWTIGSHAFVVGSSFLQSRNLLAMVHPTLRRLMEESGETVNLAVLDQAEHQAIIIDQVQCTALMRMSAPIGGKLPMHASGAGKAFLATLPDDLVTKLLHKKGMQTYTQHTLTPHNLKEGLSQIRKQGFSFDDEEHALGLRCVAACIFDEHREAFAAISISGPVSRITDNRVIELGALVIHAAKEISLEYGGVR, encoded by the coding sequence ATGGCCACCCCCGCTCCCGCCAAACGCGGCAAGAAGCCCCGCGCCGCCGCCCCGGCCGCCAGCGCGGCGACCGGTCAGGTACAGTCGCTGACCCGCGGCCTGAAGCTGCTGGAATACATCGCCGAGGCCCAGGGCAACGTGGCGCTGACCGATCTGGCCCAGCAGGCCGGGCTGCCCAACTCCACCACCCACCGGCTGCTCACCACCATGCAACAGCAGGGATTCGTGCGCCAGGTCGGCGATCTCGGCCTGTGGACCATCGGCTCGCACGCCTTTGTGGTCGGCAGCAGTTTCCTGCAGAGCCGCAACCTGCTGGCGATGGTGCACCCGACGCTGCGCCGCCTGATGGAAGAGTCCGGCGAAACGGTCAACCTGGCGGTGCTGGATCAGGCCGAACACCAGGCGATCATCATCGATCAGGTGCAGTGCACCGCGCTGATGCGCATGTCGGCGCCGATCGGCGGCAAGCTGCCGATGCACGCCTCGGGCGCCGGCAAGGCGTTTCTCGCCACCCTGCCGGACGACCTGGTGACCAAGCTGCTGCACAAAAAGGGCATGCAAACTTATACCCAGCACACCCTGACGCCGCACAACCTGAAAGAGGGTCTGTCGCAGATCCGCAAACAGGGCTTTTCCTTTGACGATGAAGAGCACGCGCTCGGCCTGCGCTGCGTAGCGGCCTGCATCTTCGACGAACACCGCGAAGCCTTCGCCGCCATCTCCATCTCCGGCCCGGTGTCGCGCATTACCGATAACCGCGTGATTGAACTGGGTGCGCTGGTGATCCACGCGGCGAAAGAAATCAGCCTGGAATACGGCGGCGTACGCTGA
- the gntK gene encoding gluconokinase yields the protein MTNNQNRIYVIMGVSGSGKSAVAAAAARQLSAGFLDGDFLHPRSNILKMAAGEPLNDDDRAPWLAALNDAAFAMQRTHGVSIIVCSALKKHYRDRLRAGNGNLSFIYLHGDFPVIEARLAARNGHFFKPQMLVTQFAALEQPGIDESDVMAIDINQPLAGVIADTVQHIQSFLPQDVCA from the coding sequence ATGACCAATAATCAAAACCGAATCTACGTCATCATGGGCGTTTCCGGCAGCGGCAAATCCGCCGTGGCCGCCGCGGCGGCCCGCCAACTCTCCGCCGGGTTCCTCGACGGCGACTTCCTGCACCCGCGCAGCAACATCCTGAAAATGGCCGCCGGCGAACCGCTGAACGACGATGACCGCGCCCCGTGGCTGGCCGCGCTCAACGACGCCGCCTTCGCCATGCAGCGCACCCACGGCGTGTCGATCATCGTCTGCTCGGCGCTGAAAAAGCATTACCGCGACCGCCTGCGCGCCGGCAACGGCAACCTGTCGTTCATCTACCTGCACGGTGATTTCCCGGTGATCGAGGCCCGCCTGGCGGCGCGCAACGGCCACTTCTTCAAGCCGCAGATGCTGGTCACCCAGTTTGCCGCCCTGGAGCAGCCGGGCATTGACGAAAGCGACGTGATGGCCATCGACATCAACCAGCCGCTGGCAGGCGTGATTGCCGATACCGTGCAGCATATCCAGAGCTTCCTGCCGCAGGACGTGTGCGCGTGA